Part of the Methylomonas sp. AM2-LC genome, GTACGAAAGCTATATCCATCCGCTGACCATTCTGTCCACATTGCCATCAGCTGGTGTCGGTGCCTTACTGGCGTTGATGATGTCAGGCAATGATCTGGGCATTATTGGTATCATCGGCATTGTGCTGTTAATCGGTATTGTGAAAAAAAATGCCATCATGATGATAGACTTTGCTCTGGATGCTGAACGCAAACAGGGTATGCCGCCGCTGGAGGCTATTTATCAGGCGTGTTTGCTACGCTTTCGCCCTATATTGATGACAACGCTAGCGGCTTTGTTGGGGGCTTTACCGTTAATGCTGGGTAGCGGTGTCGGCTCCGAACTCCGTCACCCGCTAGGCATTACTATGGTTGGCGGTTTAATTTTTAGTCAATTGTTAACCTTATATACCACGCCGGTTATTTATCTGGCATTGGATAGATTAGCTCGGCGCTTTGGTCCTACAGGCCCTAGTGATCCTGATGTGCTACACAGCTTAGACGGACAGGACCCTCATGTTGATGATGGCGGATTACATAGCCTGGCAACACAGGGGATGAGTACACAGCAGAACTCAGGTTTACTCAAGTGAATCTTTCGGCATTATTTATAAATCGGCCTGTTGCCACTTCCTTGCTAACACTGGCTATTGCACTGGCTGGAGTGATGGGCTTTTTACAACTGCCGGTGGCTCCACTGCCACAGGTGGATTTCCCCACTATCGCTGTCGGTGCCAACATGCCGGGTTCCAGTCCGGAAACCATGGCCGCAACCATTGCTACGCCACTAGAACGCTCATTGGGTCGCATCGCAGGCATCACTGAAATGACTTCTAGCAGTTCATTGGGTTCAACGTCCATTACCCTGCAGTTTGATCTTGATCGTGATATTGATGGCGCGGCGCGGGATGTGCAAGCGGCTATTAATGCTTCCAGCAGTTTACTGCCCTTTAATCTACCCATCCGCCCCAGCTATCGCAAAGTCAATCCTGCCGATTCGCCAATCTTAGTACTCGCACTGACTTCGGACACACAGAGCCGTGGGCAAATGTATGATGCGGCATCCACTATTCTGGCGCAAAAAATTGCGCAACTACCCGGTATCGGTCAAGTCTCGGTGGGCGGTAGCTCTTTACCTGCGGTGCGTGTGGAATTAAATCCAGCCTCCTTGGCTAAATACAGTATTAGTCTGGAAGATGTGCGTACTGCCATCACCACTAACAATGTTAATTCTCCCAAAGGTGCGTTAGAAGTTGATGAACGACACTGGCAAATTCAGGCTAACGATCAAGCGGAACATGCTGTAGATTACTTACCGATCATTGTGGCCTATCGTAATAATGCACCAGTTCGTATTTCCGATCTGGGCACGGTGGTTGACTCCGTTGAAGACTTACGCAATGCCGGCTTAAAAGATGGCAAATCGGCGGTGCTGTTAATTCTGAGCAAACAACCCGGTGCCAATATTATAGAGACGACGACATTAGTCAAAAATATGCTTCCGCAATTACGAGCCATGATACCCGCAGCCATTGATTTATCGGTGGTGATAGATCGTTCCGTCTCCATCAATGCCTCTGTGCATGAAGTGGAGCGCAGTTTGATCATCGCGATTGGTCTGGTAATTTTGGTAGTACTGTTATTTTTACGTAAATTACGTTCAAGTTTAATACCTATTATTGCAGTACCCGTTTCGTTGATCGGTGCCTGCGCCATCATGTACTTGTTTGATTACAGTATTGATAATCTGTCTTTAATGGCACTTACCATTGCCACGGGTTTTGTAGTAGATGATGCCATCGTGGTGTTGGAAAACATCAGCCGTCATATTGAAAAAGGTGTTCCGCCCTTTCAAGCCGCCATCAAAGGGGCGGGTGAGGTGGGTTTTACGGTGTTAGCCATGAGTCTGTCTCTCATTGCTGTATTTATTCCCATCCTGCTGATGGGTGGAGTGGTTGGACGTTTGTTTCGCGAATTTGCAGTGACACTGTCTGCATCTGTACTAGTATCGCTAGTCATCTCTTTAACCGTAACGCCTATGTTATGTGCGCGCTGGCTAAAATCCCCTACCGAAGAAAAACATCCGCCACCGTTATTGGCGCGTCTGTTAGAGAACGGTTTTCAACGCCTGCAAAATGGTTACAAATGCAGTCTGCGCTGGGCTTTACGTCATGAACGCATCATGCTGCTGGTATTTTTTGCTTGTATTGGTCTCAATGTGTATTTATACATTATTGTGCCAAAAGGTTTATTTCCGGTTCAGGACACCGGACGCTTATTTGGCACCATTCAAGCCGATCAAAGTATCTCTTTTCAAGCCATGAAGAACAAATTACAGGAATTTGCTGGCATTCTACAAGAAGATCCGGCCGTGGTGAATGTGGTAGGTTTTGCTGGCGGTGGACAAAACACCAATGCAGGCCGAATGTTTGCTGTGTTAAAGCCACCTGAACAACGTGAGCAAACCATTGCCGAAATCAGTAACCGATTACGTAAAAAACTCAGCAATGTCTCGGGAGCCAGTTTATTTCTGCAACCGGTTCAAGATCTGCGCATTGGCGGCCGTATGTCGGCAGCGTTGTTTGAATATACCTTACAAGCGGAACATTTGGCAGATTTACGCGAATGGACCCCCAAACTGGTAACTGCCTTACAAAATGTGCCGGATCTGACCGATGTGAATACCGATCAGCAAGACAGAGGTCAGCAAGTGTCATTAGTGGTAGATCGCGCCAATGCCTCACGTTACGGAATCAACCAGAGTGCGGTGGATAACACCCTGAACGATGCCTTTGGCCAGCGTCAGGTTTCGGTCATTTATAAAACCTTAAATCAATACCATGTGGTCATGGAACTGGCCCCCCAATACTGGAATGATCCACAAACCTTAAAACAACTATATATAGGCTCAACCGCTACCGCAAGCGCCTCAACCCAGCAAATACCGCTGGCCTCGGTAGCCGAATTTAAACCAACCAATACAGCGTTAACCGTTAACCACCAAGGACAATTTGCTGCAGCAACCATTTCATTTAACCTCAAAGCAGGTAAATCGCTATCGGATGCTACCAAAATTATTGAAGATACTATGGTGAAAATTGGTGTGCCTAGCTCTGTCAGAGGCAGCTTTCAAGGCTCAGCCAAAGCCTTTCAGGATTCACTCAGTAGCCAGCCCTGGCTAATATTGGCAGCACTGTTCAGTATTTATATTGTGCTGGGGGTTCTTTATGAAAGCTATATACACCCCATAACTATACTCTCCACCCTGCCCTCCGCTGGCGTAGGTGCTTTAGTGGCTCTGCTGGTATGTGGCACCGAATTTAGTATTATTGCTTTAATCGGCGTAATTTTGTTAATTGGCATTGTGAAAAAAAATGCCATTATGATGATCGATTTTGCTTTGCATGCCGAGCGTGAACAAAATCTGAGTCCAGAAGAAGCCATCTTCACGGCTTGCATACAACGCTTTCGCCCCATTACCATGACCACCATGGCTGCCCTGCTCGGCGCTTTGCCTCTGGCTTTAGGTTCCGGTTATGGAGCCGAATTGCGTCAACCTTTGGGTATATCGATAGTTGGCGGTTTAATGGTCAGTCAGTTATTGACACTCTATACCACCCCAGTTGTGTATTTACACCTGGACAGATTGAGTATGTGGAACAGCCGCTTCTGGGCAGCCAGAAAGGAAAAATCTGTGGCATAAAAGTGCCCATCCCGATTTTATGGGGTTTGAGCAAGTATTAAAGCGTATCTGTACAGATGGAATCCTGTAACCCGGCTATAAAGGTTAAAAAGTCAGTAGCAGCTTCATGTCGACCATCACATTCTAGCGATGGGTATTCAATTGACGGTTTGCTAGCACTGACAAGCATAAAACTGGTAAAGTCGTTATCTTCATCTTTTACTGGCTCTCTTTCCGGTAGGCTGTCTACATTGGAATCAGTCACAAAAAGGCCGTATTGCGCCCCAAACATTGATGATAGCGGCACATCCCCAAATGCATTAGACAAAATATAGCCTTCATTCGAAGAATGTGTCTCTAGATAAAAATCAAACTGCACCATGCATAAGGCATCACACTCCCAGGTGGTATGGTGCAGTTTGCCAATATCCTCACTCAATTTTTCATAATATTGTGCGTAATAATCAGTATAAGGATCTTTAGTCATCTCATAGCTGTATTTAAGTAGTAGCGCTATTGAAATAACACCCAAATAGAAAAACTTTCTTAAAAAACTGATTTTTCGTAAATATCTAAACTTTTTTCTTCTTTTTCCTGCCATGCACAATCCTAGTTTTATCGATAAATTATATCGTCATCCTTTTCCGTGTGGAAAGTCTATACGTAAATACCTTTTCATTTTTGCTTGGCGAGTAACATATTGCTCGGCAATAGCGTTATGAATTTGTTCCTACCTGAGTTATGTACAACAAAAAAAGCTGTTAATTCATACACAATTTAGCAGGTTTTTCTAATAATGAGTGATGTGTTACGAAATTGCCAATAGCATATTATTTTGATTTTTCCCCGTAAAATAAGCAGTTAAGTGCATATAAACCGGGATAGCGGTTTATATAAACCACAAAAGTAAAAGTATATTCTAAATTTAAGCATTTTAAAACACTCACACTTGATGTTTTTGTCTAAACTTAAAAGGCTTAATTAAATTTTCTACACCACAATAGATAACACATACCCACCTAATATTCATGACTTTAATTCTGCCAGCCAGTCGTTTATGAAAAGCCAAATTCGCCCTTTACTAGTATAATGAACTTTCTGACTCTATAATTAGGCACGATTTATGCTAATTTT contains:
- a CDS encoding multidrug efflux RND transporter permease subunit translates to MNLSALFINRPVATSLLTLAIALAGVMGFLQLPVAPLPQVDFPTIAVGANMPGSSPETMAATIATPLERSLGRIAGITEMTSSSSLGSTSITLQFDLDRDIDGAARDVQAAINASSSLLPFNLPIRPSYRKVNPADSPILVLALTSDTQSRGQMYDAASTILAQKIAQLPGIGQVSVGGSSLPAVRVELNPASLAKYSISLEDVRTAITTNNVNSPKGALEVDERHWQIQANDQAEHAVDYLPIIVAYRNNAPVRISDLGTVVDSVEDLRNAGLKDGKSAVLLILSKQPGANIIETTTLVKNMLPQLRAMIPAAIDLSVVIDRSVSINASVHEVERSLIIAIGLVILVVLLFLRKLRSSLIPIIAVPVSLIGACAIMYLFDYSIDNLSLMALTIATGFVVDDAIVVLENISRHIEKGVPPFQAAIKGAGEVGFTVLAMSLSLIAVFIPILLMGGVVGRLFREFAVTLSASVLVSLVISLTVTPMLCARWLKSPTEEKHPPPLLARLLENGFQRLQNGYKCSLRWALRHERIMLLVFFACIGLNVYLYIIVPKGLFPVQDTGRLFGTIQADQSISFQAMKNKLQEFAGILQEDPAVVNVVGFAGGGQNTNAGRMFAVLKPPEQREQTIAEISNRLRKKLSNVSGASLFLQPVQDLRIGGRMSAALFEYTLQAEHLADLREWTPKLVTALQNVPDLTDVNTDQQDRGQQVSLVVDRANASRYGINQSAVDNTLNDAFGQRQVSVIYKTLNQYHVVMELAPQYWNDPQTLKQLYIGSTATASASTQQIPLASVAEFKPTNTALTVNHQGQFAAATISFNLKAGKSLSDATKIIEDTMVKIGVPSSVRGSFQGSAKAFQDSLSSQPWLILAALFSIYIVLGVLYESYIHPITILSTLPSAGVGALVALLVCGTEFSIIALIGVILLIGIVKKNAIMMIDFALHAEREQNLSPEEAIFTACIQRFRPITMTTMAALLGALPLALGSGYGAELRQPLGISIVGGLMVSQLLTLYTTPVVYLHLDRLSMWNSRFWAARKEKSVA